In Xiphias gladius isolate SHS-SW01 ecotype Sanya breed wild chromosome 6, ASM1685928v1, whole genome shotgun sequence, a single genomic region encodes these proteins:
- the pdzk1ip1 gene encoding PDZK1-interacting protein 1: MGKPSAVISCLLLIVGAVNAQTAQTQASERLLPQWLTGIIAVIAFLFLTFVGFLVKKAWCESGRGKTSVETVREDEFVMADSKIYQTSLDAVRSKDDTKAYDNLAIDSTDDHVTAM; this comes from the exons ATGGGAAAACCTTCTGCAGTGATTTCCTGCTTGTTGCTGATTGTCGGAGCGGTGAACGCCCAGACAG CTCAGACTCAGGCCAGTGAGCGTCTGCTGCCCCAGTGGCTCACCGGCATCATCGCCGTCATcgccttcctcttcctcacctttGTCGGCTTCCTGGTGAAAAAGGCCTGGTGTGAGTCCGGCAG GGGGAAGACGTCTGTGGAGACGGTGAGAGAAGATGAATTCGTCATGGCCGACAGCAAAATCTACCAGACCAGCCTGGACGCGGTCAG GAGCAAAGACGACACAAAGGCGTATGACAACCTGGCGATTGACAGCACTGATGACCACGTTACCGCCATGTGA